One Candidatus Campbellbacteria bacterium genomic region harbors:
- a CDS encoding GTP-binding protein, translating to MTTNQHNSIERPPIVVVLGHVDHGKSSLLDYIRKTNIVASEAGGITQHTAAYEVVHKDATGTHKKITFIDTPGHEAFRAQRQRGASVADIAILVVSAEDGVKAQTKEAVHAIESAGIPYIVAINKIDAPNANVERTVANLIENSIFLEGHGGSTPYIPISAKKGTGINELLEMILLVASLEELTTQPDGPAEGVVIEAHRDAQKGISATFIITNGHLSKGSAVAAGKSCSPVRAIYDFKGEQIETAEACAPVTIIGWNTLPEVGINVHTFDTKKNAENFCANSVTVHADIPTRATLSPDDTAEHALVPVIIKADVSGSLDAIAHEIAKIQEEKVDLKIILADVGPISENDIKRAGGDARTVIIGFNTSVETEARLSAERIGMAVHTETIIYKLTEWLTELVAERRPKETVQEIRGQARVLKFFSAVKTKQVIGARVDEGAFHVGDTVTIVRRDEEIGTGRIVGLQKDRDQVKQVPVGTEFGGRIDASVTIASGDTLISYTSVTR from the coding sequence ATGACCACCAACCAACACAACAGCATAGAGCGTCCTCCCATTGTTGTGGTTCTTGGTCACGTCGATCACGGCAAATCAAGCTTGCTTGACTACATCAGGAAAACAAACATCGTCGCTTCAGAGGCCGGTGGTATTACACAACACACCGCCGCGTATGAGGTAGTGCACAAAGACGCAACAGGAACACATAAAAAAATTACATTCATCGACACTCCGGGGCATGAGGCATTTAGAGCTCAACGACAACGCGGAGCATCAGTTGCCGACATCGCCATTCTTGTTGTTTCTGCAGAAGACGGTGTCAAAGCACAAACAAAAGAAGCCGTACATGCCATTGAAAGCGCCGGTATCCCTTACATTGTCGCAATAAATAAAATAGATGCTCCAAACGCAAATGTTGAGCGCACTGTCGCTAACCTTATCGAAAACAGTATTTTTCTTGAAGGACACGGGGGCTCAACTCCATACATTCCTATCAGCGCAAAAAAAGGAACGGGTATCAATGAACTCCTTGAGATGATTTTGCTTGTCGCGTCACTTGAGGAATTAACCACACAACCAGATGGTCCTGCAGAAGGCGTTGTCATTGAAGCACACCGAGATGCGCAAAAAGGTATCTCCGCAACATTCATCATCACAAATGGACACCTTTCGAAGGGTTCCGCGGTAGCCGCTGGAAAAAGTTGCTCACCAGTACGAGCTATTTACGATTTCAAGGGTGAACAAATAGAAACCGCAGAAGCGTGTGCTCCTGTCACCATCATTGGATGGAACACTTTGCCTGAAGTTGGAATTAACGTGCATACATTTGACACAAAGAAAAACGCCGAGAATTTCTGTGCCAACAGTGTCACTGTGCACGCAGACATACCTACACGTGCCACACTTTCACCAGACGACACCGCCGAACACGCACTCGTTCCTGTCATCATCAAAGCAGATGTGTCAGGATCACTCGATGCCATTGCTCACGAAATTGCAAAAATCCAGGAAGAAAAAGTTGATCTTAAAATTATTCTTGCAGACGTTGGACCTATTTCAGAAAACGATATTAAACGTGCCGGCGGAGATGCGCGAACAGTCATTATTGGTTTCAATACAAGCGTCGAAACGGAGGCACGTCTCAGCGCTGAGCGTATTGGTATGGCAGTACACACAGAAACCATTATCTATAAATTAACCGAGTGGCTCACCGAACTTGTGGCAGAACGCCGACCAAAGGAAACCGTTCAAGAAATTCGAGGACAAGCACGTGTACTCAAGTTTTTCAGTGCAGTCAAAACAAAACAGGTTATTGGAGCACGAGTTGATGAAGGCGCATTCCATGTTGGTGATACTGTTACGATTGTACGTCGCGATGAAGAAATTGGAACAGGACGTATTGTGGGACTCCAGAAAGATCGCGACCAAGTAAAACAAGTTCCTGTTGGCACCGAATTTGGAGGACGTATTGACGCATCTGTTACTATCGCATCCGGAGACACACTTATTTCGTACACATCTGTAACACGTTAA
- the gyrA gene encoding DNA gyrase subunit A codes for MTSRAPKKEEDIPQRSGSGTVSRSISTEMKESFLDYAMSVITARALPDVRDGLKPVHRRILYAMYSMNLTATSKARKSALVVGEVLGKYHPHGDASVYDAMVGMAQTFSYRYPLVIGQGNFGSIDGDPPAAMRYTEARMSRVAAELMQDLEKDTVDWRPNYDGTRKEPTVFPASVPGILLNGTLGIAVGMATNIPPHNLREVVHATVHLADNPEATNDDLLSFVKGPDFPTGGVIFGEKDIKHAYTSGKGGIVTRGEAEIVEGKKGQFYIVITSIPFRVNKADLIMKVADLVREKKIDGIRDIRDESTKDIRVVVELKTGAHPQKILNFLYKHTQLEETFHINTVCLVDGVPQTLSLKSILQEFIKHRLIVVRRRTQFDLSVAQAREHILLGLSKALDHIDEVIAVIKKSKDAADAKESLKKKFGFSELQAIAILDMKLQKLAGLERKKIEDELAEIQKLITELTALLKSEKKMREVIKEELTAIEQKYGDDRKTKVVRGGVENLSVEDLIPNEENVVVFTAGGYIKRTNPTEYKAQKRGGVGVIDLNTKEEDFVTMLVGASTHDDLLFFTDKGKVYQLKMYELPEGKRATKGKSVMNFLQLSDGERVTSILPLSKVSKESKGAVMMVTRRGVAKKVAVANFHDVRRSGIIAISLDASDELIAAVLVSPGDETLLVSQSGQSIRFKESDIRAMGRTAGGVRAMRLSAKDSIVGTSVLSKVDEQSALLILLSNGYGKRTAVDEYKVQKRGGGGVKTANVTAKTGRVMASQIVSSEEGELVVISQKGQVIRVALSEISLLGRVTQGVRIMKLREGDSIASFVCL; via the coding sequence ATGACTTCACGAGCACCAAAAAAAGAAGAAGACATACCACAACGTTCAGGTTCGGGAACGGTTTCTCGTAGTATCTCAACTGAAATGAAGGAGTCCTTTTTGGACTACGCGATGTCGGTTATTACTGCTCGCGCACTTCCTGATGTGCGTGATGGTTTGAAGCCTGTGCACCGTCGTATTTTGTATGCGATGTACAGTATGAATTTGACGGCAACGTCAAAGGCTCGTAAATCGGCACTCGTTGTCGGTGAAGTATTGGGTAAATACCATCCACATGGTGATGCGTCTGTGTACGATGCAATGGTTGGTATGGCACAAACATTTTCATATCGATATCCGCTAGTTATCGGTCAAGGAAACTTCGGTTCAATAGATGGCGATCCTCCAGCTGCAATGCGTTATACCGAGGCACGTATGTCTCGCGTGGCTGCTGAGCTCATGCAGGATCTTGAAAAAGATACAGTTGATTGGCGTCCAAACTATGATGGTACGCGTAAAGAGCCAACTGTGTTTCCGGCATCTGTCCCAGGTATTTTACTCAACGGAACATTGGGTATTGCGGTTGGTATGGCAACAAATATTCCTCCACACAATCTTCGTGAAGTGGTACATGCGACGGTGCATCTTGCTGATAATCCCGAAGCAACAAACGACGATCTCCTTTCGTTTGTGAAGGGCCCCGACTTTCCAACAGGTGGTGTTATTTTTGGTGAAAAAGATATAAAACACGCATATACCAGTGGTAAGGGTGGTATTGTCACGCGCGGCGAGGCAGAAATTGTTGAAGGAAAGAAGGGACAATTTTACATTGTTATTACCTCAATCCCATTCCGTGTGAACAAGGCAGATCTCATTATGAAGGTGGCAGATCTTGTTCGTGAAAAAAAGATTGATGGCATCAGGGACATTCGTGATGAATCAACAAAAGATATTCGGGTTGTTGTTGAGCTCAAAACGGGAGCACACCCGCAAAAGATTCTCAACTTCCTCTACAAACACACACAATTGGAGGAAACGTTCCACATCAACACGGTGTGTCTCGTTGACGGTGTTCCACAAACACTCTCGTTAAAGAGTATTTTGCAGGAGTTTATTAAACACCGCCTTATTGTGGTTCGCCGACGAACGCAATTTGATCTTTCTGTTGCTCAAGCCCGTGAACACATTCTTTTGGGTCTTTCAAAAGCACTTGATCATATTGATGAGGTGATTGCGGTGATTAAAAAATCAAAGGATGCCGCAGATGCAAAAGAGTCTCTCAAGAAAAAATTTGGATTTTCAGAGTTGCAAGCGATTGCGATATTAGACATGAAGTTGCAGAAGCTTGCAGGTCTTGAACGCAAGAAAATTGAGGACGAACTTGCTGAAATTCAGAAACTTATTACGGAACTCACGGCGCTCCTCAAGAGTGAGAAGAAGATGCGCGAGGTTATTAAAGAAGAGCTTACTGCCATTGAACAGAAGTATGGTGATGATCGAAAGACAAAAGTGGTTCGAGGTGGTGTTGAAAATCTTTCAGTCGAAGATCTTATTCCAAATGAAGAAAATGTCGTGGTGTTTACTGCTGGTGGATACATTAAGCGTACAAATCCAACTGAGTACAAAGCCCAGAAGCGTGGAGGTGTGGGTGTGATTGATTTGAATACAAAAGAAGAGGACTTTGTTACGATGCTCGTTGGTGCAAGTACTCATGACGACCTCCTGTTCTTTACGGATAAAGGTAAGGTATACCAACTTAAAATGTATGAACTTCCTGAAGGAAAACGTGCAACAAAAGGGAAGTCGGTTATGAACTTTCTACAACTTTCAGATGGAGAGCGTGTGACATCTATTTTGCCACTTTCAAAAGTTTCAAAGGAATCAAAGGGTGCCGTTATGATGGTGACACGTCGTGGTGTCGCGAAGAAAGTCGCAGTTGCTAATTTCCACGATGTTCGCCGAAGTGGTATTATCGCAATTTCACTTGATGCAAGTGATGAACTTATTGCAGCAGTGCTTGTTTCTCCCGGTGACGAGACGCTTCTTGTGTCACAAAGCGGTCAATCAATTCGCTTTAAAGAATCAGATATACGAGCAATGGGACGAACTGCGGGTGGCGTTCGGGCGATGCGTTTATCTGCAAAAGATAGCATTGTTGGGACGAGTGTATTGAGTAAAGTAGATGAACAGTCGGCGCTTCTCATTCTTCTTTCAAATGGATACGGAAAACGAACTGCGGTTGATGAATATAAGGTACAAAAAAGAGGTGGTGGTGGTGTGAAAACGGCAAATGTCACAGCAAAAACAGGACGAGTTATGGCGTCACAAATTGTTTCGTCAGAAGAAGGTGAGCTAGTGGTTATTTCTCAAAAAGGACAAGTCATCCGCGTTGCGCTCTCTGAAATATCTCTCCTTGGTCGTGTGACACAAGGTGTTCGTATTATGAAACTTCGCGAAGGTGATTCCATTGCATCATTTGTGTGCCTCTAA
- a CDS encoding methyltransferase domain-containing protein: MFARPEKIIEQFQLGEGMHVADLGVGSGVYTFAAARDVGKDGVVYACDLQKELVQKVHAEARHAGFSNVHTMWVDLEEERGTTLADASVHAVIVSTILFQIEHKERFLKEVFRITRPGGKILIVDWNDSYGGIGPHAAHILKRHTAQTLAESAGFVFEKDIDAGSHHYGMILRKPKDAA, from the coding sequence ATGTTTGCACGTCCTGAAAAAATTATTGAACAGTTTCAACTAGGAGAAGGGATGCATGTTGCAGATCTCGGTGTTGGTTCGGGTGTGTACACTTTTGCTGCGGCTCGCGATGTTGGAAAAGATGGTGTTGTGTATGCATGTGATCTTCAGAAAGAGCTTGTACAGAAGGTGCATGCGGAAGCTCGTCACGCTGGTTTTTCAAATGTGCACACAATGTGGGTGGATCTTGAAGAAGAACGTGGTACGACGCTTGCTGATGCATCGGTGCACGCAGTGATAGTAAGTACTATACTTTTTCAAATTGAACACAAAGAGCGTTTTTTGAAGGAGGTATTTCGTATCACGCGCCCTGGAGGAAAAATACTTATTGTTGATTGGAATGATTCGTATGGGGGTATTGGTCCACATGCGGCACACATATTGAAGCGTCATACAGCACAGACACTAGCTGAGAGTGCTGGCTTTGTTTTTGAAAAGGATATTGATGCAGGTTCACACCATTACGGGATGATTTTGAGAAAACCGAAGGATGCAGCATGA
- a CDS encoding MBL fold metallo-hydrolase has protein sequence MIITYNTLESFKVQFGDTVLAFNPVSKKSKHTATSFGADIVLVSVNHPDMNGTETVARGEANPLVITGPGEYELDGIVVRGYSSQSMYDGKKRLNTVYLVTLEDMKMCFCGALSETQLPTELYEVLDDVDILFLPVGGDGVLDASAAHKLSVSLEPHIIIPMHYTESSLKAFLKEEGEIGGTAVEKVTLRKKEVSEKDGEVVVLSPQA, from the coding sequence ATGATAATTACATACAATACACTCGAGTCGTTTAAGGTGCAGTTTGGAGATACTGTTCTCGCATTTAATCCTGTGTCGAAAAAGTCAAAGCATACCGCAACGTCATTTGGTGCGGATATTGTTCTTGTGTCAGTGAATCATCCAGACATGAACGGTACCGAGACGGTTGCGCGCGGAGAAGCAAATCCTCTTGTTATTACTGGCCCCGGAGAATATGAGCTCGATGGTATTGTCGTACGTGGATACTCATCACAGAGTATGTATGACGGAAAAAAACGACTCAATACAGTGTACCTCGTGACGCTCGAAGACATGAAGATGTGTTTTTGTGGGGCGTTGTCTGAAACACAACTTCCAACGGAGCTCTATGAGGTGTTGGATGATGTCGATATTCTCTTTCTTCCTGTTGGTGGTGATGGAGTACTTGATGCATCTGCTGCCCACAAACTTTCCGTTTCTCTTGAACCACACATTATTATTCCAATGCACTACACGGAAAGTTCCCTCAAAGCGTTTCTCAAAGAAGAGGGAGAGATCGGTGGTACTGCGGTGGAAAAAGTAACGTTACGAAAAAAAGAGGTAAGTGAGAAAGATGGTGAGGTTGTCGTATTGTCTCCGCAGGCGTAA
- a CDS encoding leucine--tRNA ligase yields MEAYDHKNIEEKWRTEWEKQELFRARDDDERPKYYSLIEFPYPSGNLHVGHWYAFSVPDIFARYKRMKGFNVLYPIGFDAFGLPAENAAIKNKLNPREWTLGNIEYMRSQLRSMGASFDWSREVVTCDPSYYKWTQWLFLQIYNKGLAYQKETEVNWCPSCQTVLANEQVVAGQCERCSTEVEKRLMKQWNLKITDYAPRLLSDLDALQYPEAIKEAQRNWIGASEGAELEFTIKGTEEKIRVFTTRPDTLFGATYVVLAPEHELVEKLQGRISNFIEAQKYAAESRKKAEIDRMAEGREKTGVKLEGIVAVNPANQEEIPVFIADYVLASYGTGAIMAVPAHDERDWEFAKKFNLPIKTVVEPVFVQKTEPGKVKEGLPFVEREAITAIVKHWSEEKYIGLRWRKVDWETLITGGVEEGQTPESAAIAEIREETGYQNPKLISQLPPTHAQFFHVPKNQNRFAHFHVFYFELQDGTHEEISKEEQENHEVHWLSKEEMENFHLPESHRFSWKTLQEERVVYASEGLLVNSGDFSGMNSADARKRITEFVGGELKTTYRMRDWIVSRQRYWGCPIPIIHCKTCGPVPVPDNDLPVVLPEIDDYLPTGDGKSPLAKAIDWVNVKCPKCGGDAQRETDTLDTFIDSSWYFLRYTDPKNENEFASHTKQDMWMPVAFYSGGAEHTTMHLLYSRFWHKVLFDLGLVRDTEPYLKRTNRGLILGPDGNKMSKSKGNVIDPDAVVAQLGSDTVRMYLAFIGPYNEVGSYPWSPDGIIGVRRFIERVWKMKDKTGSGELSESGERILHQTIKKVTEEIESFKFNTAVSAFMICLNALEKEQGISREAFETFLRILAPFAPHVTEELWYTLGHQTSIHKEAWPKYNEATIAEKEIYVIMQVDGKVRGKISTVPGVSQDDVLALIYKDEKLSRYINGVPLEKVIFIPNRLISIVTRKA; encoded by the coding sequence ATGGAAGCCTACGATCACAAAAATATTGAGGAAAAGTGGCGTACAGAGTGGGAGAAGCAAGAGCTTTTTCGTGCGCGTGACGATGATGAACGACCGAAGTATTACTCATTGATTGAGTTTCCATACCCGTCAGGAAATTTGCATGTAGGACACTGGTATGCATTTTCTGTTCCTGATATTTTTGCACGGTATAAACGAATGAAAGGGTTCAATGTGCTCTATCCAATTGGATTTGACGCATTCGGTTTACCTGCAGAAAACGCTGCAATTAAAAACAAACTCAATCCACGGGAATGGACATTGGGAAATATTGAGTACATGCGTTCACAGCTTCGTTCAATGGGCGCATCATTTGATTGGTCGCGCGAAGTAGTTACCTGTGATCCTTCATACTACAAGTGGACACAGTGGCTCTTTTTGCAAATCTACAATAAAGGTCTCGCATATCAAAAAGAAACAGAAGTGAACTGGTGTCCTTCCTGTCAGACAGTGCTTGCAAATGAACAAGTGGTTGCCGGACAGTGTGAACGTTGTAGTACAGAAGTTGAAAAGCGTTTGATGAAGCAGTGGAATCTTAAAATTACTGACTATGCGCCACGACTTCTCTCTGACTTAGATGCACTCCAGTATCCGGAAGCAATCAAAGAAGCACAACGTAACTGGATTGGCGCATCCGAAGGGGCCGAGTTGGAGTTTACTATTAAGGGAACAGAAGAGAAGATACGCGTATTCACAACGAGACCAGATACTCTTTTTGGAGCAACGTATGTTGTGTTAGCTCCTGAACATGAATTGGTAGAAAAGCTCCAAGGTCGTATTTCTAATTTTATAGAGGCACAGAAATACGCAGCAGAATCACGAAAGAAGGCCGAGATTGATCGTATGGCAGAAGGACGAGAGAAGACCGGGGTAAAACTCGAAGGTATTGTTGCAGTTAACCCAGCGAACCAAGAAGAGATTCCGGTGTTTATTGCTGACTACGTGCTCGCATCATATGGAACAGGGGCAATTATGGCAGTTCCTGCACACGACGAACGCGACTGGGAGTTTGCAAAGAAATTTAATTTGCCGATTAAGACAGTTGTAGAACCTGTGTTTGTTCAAAAAACAGAACCAGGAAAAGTTAAAGAAGGGCTTCCATTCGTCGAACGAGAAGCAATTACAGCAATTGTTAAACATTGGAGTGAAGAAAAGTACATTGGTCTTCGTTGGAGGAAGGTTGACTGGGAAACTTTGATTACAGGTGGTGTGGAGGAAGGCCAAACTCCTGAATCAGCAGCTATTGCTGAAATACGAGAAGAGACGGGATATCAAAACCCAAAACTTATTTCACAACTACCACCAACGCACGCGCAATTTTTCCATGTTCCGAAGAATCAGAATCGCTTCGCTCACTTCCATGTTTTTTACTTTGAACTTCAAGATGGTACACACGAAGAAATATCCAAGGAAGAACAAGAAAATCATGAGGTACACTGGCTTTCTAAAGAGGAAATGGAAAACTTCCACCTTCCCGAGTCTCACCGATTTTCTTGGAAAACGTTACAAGAAGAACGGGTAGTGTATGCGAGTGAGGGGCTTCTTGTTAACTCAGGTGACTTTAGTGGTATGAATAGTGCTGATGCGCGAAAGAGGATTACTGAATTTGTTGGCGGAGAACTGAAAACAACATACCGCATGCGTGATTGGATTGTGTCGCGTCAACGTTATTGGGGTTGTCCGATTCCTATCATCCACTGCAAAACATGTGGACCCGTTCCTGTACCTGACAATGATTTACCAGTGGTACTTCCTGAAATTGATGATTATCTTCCAACGGGGGATGGGAAATCACCCCTTGCAAAAGCAATAGACTGGGTAAATGTGAAGTGTCCAAAGTGCGGTGGAGATGCGCAACGCGAAACAGATACCCTTGATACGTTCATTGATTCCTCGTGGTACTTTCTTCGCTACACTGATCCAAAGAATGAAAATGAATTCGCATCACACACAAAACAGGATATGTGGATGCCGGTTGCGTTCTACTCTGGCGGAGCAGAACACACGACGATGCACTTACTCTACTCTCGTTTTTGGCACAAAGTATTATTTGATTTAGGACTGGTGCGTGATACTGAACCATATCTCAAGCGCACAAACCGCGGTCTCATTCTTGGTCCTGATGGAAATAAGATGAGTAAGAGTAAAGGGAATGTTATTGATCCAGATGCAGTTGTTGCACAACTTGGTTCAGACACAGTGCGTATGTACCTTGCGTTCATCGGCCCATACAATGAAGTTGGTTCATATCCATGGAGTCCCGATGGCATTATTGGTGTACGTCGTTTTATCGAACGAGTATGGAAAATGAAAGATAAGACTGGTTCAGGAGAGCTGTCTGAGAGTGGAGAACGAATACTTCATCAGACAATTAAAAAAGTAACTGAGGAGATTGAGTCGTTTAAGTTCAACACCGCTGTTTCAGCATTCATGATTTGTCTTAATGCCCTTGAAAAGGAACAGGGAATATCACGAGAGGCTTTTGAGACATTTTTACGGATACTTGCACCGTTTGCTCCGCATGTGACCGAAGAGCTTTGGTATACTCTTGGACACCAGACCTCTATCCATAAAGAGGCTTGGCCTAAGTATAACGAGGCGACTATTGCGGAAAAAGAAATATATGTCATAATGCAGGTCGACGGTAAGGTTCGGGGCAAGATTTCGACGGTCCCTGGGGTGTCTCAAGATGACGTTTTAGCCTTAATTTATAAGGATGAAAAGCTATCTCGATATATTAACGGAGTACCACTTGAAAAGGTTATTTTTATTCCCAATCGTTTAATAAGTATTGTTACCCGAAAGGCTTGA
- the mltG gene encoding endolytic transglycosylase MltG: MAAYAKHMASAVCIGVLALAFLQYPQPFPTRSLVAIPEGVSFAEASALLKSAHIISSTTLLRLSAGIIGGAENIRAGEYLFEKPIGVLTVAYRLIHGEYHLEQVKVVLPEGSTNAMMADSISKKLPSFDTDTFLSQAHDREGYLFPDTYFFFVNARPDDVIATLSKKSDSVLAEYADAIASSTRSREEIVTMASIIEEEARGAEDQRVVSGILWKRFDVDMALQVDATFAYTLGKTSSELTHDDLQTDSPYNTYTRTGLPPTPISNPGRGALEAALFPTKTPYWYYLTGTDGVTHFAKTFEEHKKNKELYLQ; the protein is encoded by the coding sequence ATGGCGGCGTATGCGAAGCATATGGCGAGTGCTGTGTGTATTGGTGTGCTTGCACTGGCGTTTTTGCAGTATCCACAACCTTTTCCTACACGTTCGCTCGTGGCAATTCCGGAAGGAGTTTCTTTTGCTGAGGCATCAGCACTACTGAAATCGGCACACATTATTTCGTCGACGACACTTTTGCGTTTGAGCGCGGGAATTATTGGAGGTGCAGAGAACATTCGTGCAGGTGAGTATCTGTTTGAAAAACCGATTGGCGTTCTTACTGTTGCATATCGTCTCATACATGGAGAATATCATCTTGAACAAGTTAAGGTGGTGCTTCCTGAAGGTAGTACAAATGCCATGATGGCAGATAGTATTTCAAAAAAACTTCCCTCATTTGATACAGACACTTTTCTGTCTCAAGCACACGACAGGGAAGGATACCTATTTCCTGACACGTATTTCTTTTTTGTGAACGCCCGACCAGATGATGTTATTGCAACACTCTCAAAAAAATCAGACAGTGTTCTTGCAGAATACGCTGACGCGATCGCTTCATCCACTCGAAGTAGGGAAGAAATTGTAACGATGGCGTCTATCATTGAGGAGGAGGCTCGTGGGGCAGAAGACCAGCGTGTTGTATCAGGTATTTTGTGGAAGCGCTTTGATGTTGATATGGCATTGCAGGTTGATGCGACATTTGCGTACACTCTTGGAAAAACATCAAGTGAATTAACTCACGACGATCTTCAAACTGATTCTCCGTATAACACCTATACACGAACGGGGCTTCCACCGACACCTATTAGTAATCCAGGTAGAGGTGCACTTGAGGCGGCACTTTTTCCAACAAAAACACCATACTGGTACTACCTCACGGGTACCGATGGCGTAACACATTTTGCTAAAACATTTGAGGAACATAAGAAAAATAAAGAACTATATTTACAGTAG
- a CDS encoding extracellular solute-binding protein → MKSFPTIILGIFGFFIVAGVIAIASFGKFGSSGSGGVAAKAVLWGTLDSAMVEKSIQLFNEKNDNILEVTYVQFSETEFDSKLTEALAENRGPDAIILTQERLLRHEKKLYPIPFQNVPERTFRDTFVEGSELYIGSTGIYALPLVIDPMVLYWNRTLFNAAGIATPPTQWEDVMALVPKLTKVDASRNVLQSTIALGEYQNISHAKEILALLMMQAGNPITIRTQNGFMSSISDRLGLPEVPADSAVRFYTEFANPVKPSYSWNRSLASSHDAFVRGTLAMYLGFSSELFGIREQNPNLNFDVTHMPQVRDAIQKNTFGTIYAIGILNQSTTKANAFQAVSLLTGATMAPFWVDELGLPPARRDALSQVPTDPYKAVFYRDALIARGFFDPNPIQTNALFGALIEDVTSGKRSISESVNLANGRMELLLK, encoded by the coding sequence ATGAAATCCTTTCCAACAATTATTCTCGGTATTTTCGGTTTCTTTATTGTTGCTGGTGTTATCGCAATTGCATCATTTGGTAAATTTGGTTCCTCGGGTTCAGGGGGTGTTGCGGCAAAGGCGGTGCTCTGGGGTACGCTTGATTCGGCCATGGTTGAAAAATCTATACAGCTTTTTAATGAAAAAAATGACAACATTCTTGAAGTTACGTACGTACAATTTTCTGAAACAGAGTTTGATTCAAAACTTACAGAAGCACTGGCAGAAAATCGTGGTCCTGATGCCATTATCCTTACCCAAGAACGATTGTTGAGACACGAGAAAAAACTCTACCCAATTCCTTTTCAGAATGTTCCCGAACGTACGTTCCGTGATACCTTTGTTGAAGGGTCTGAATTATATATTGGCTCGACGGGGATCTACGCTCTTCCGCTGGTAATTGATCCAATGGTACTTTATTGGAACAGGACACTCTTTAATGCTGCTGGCATTGCGACTCCACCAACGCAGTGGGAGGATGTGATGGCGCTCGTGCCAAAATTAACAAAGGTGGATGCGTCACGTAATGTGCTTCAAAGTACGATTGCTCTTGGTGAGTATCAAAATATTTCCCACGCAAAAGAAATTCTTGCGCTTTTGATGATGCAGGCAGGCAATCCTATTACCATTCGTACACAAAATGGTTTTATGAGTAGTATTAGTGATCGGCTCGGTCTTCCTGAGGTTCCTGCAGATTCAGCTGTTCGTTTTTATACAGAATTTGCAAATCCGGTAAAACCATCCTATTCATGGAATCGTTCATTGGCATCATCACATGATGCGTTTGTGAGAGGAACTCTTGCCATGTACCTTGGTTTTTCAAGTGAACTTTTTGGTATACGAGAACAAAATCCAAATCTTAATTTTGATGTGACCCACATGCCACAGGTTCGTGATGCAATTCAAAAAAATACATTCGGTACTATCTATGCAATCGGTATTCTCAATCAATCGACAACAAAGGCAAATGCGTTTCAGGCGGTCTCTCTCTTGACGGGTGCAACTATGGCTCCGTTTTGGGTTGATGAGCTTGGGCTTCCGCCAGCACGACGTGATGCTTTATCACAGGTGCCTACGGATCCATATAAAGCTGTGTTTTATAGAGACGCACTCATTGCTCGAGGTTTTTTTGATCCAAATCCAATCCAGACAAATGCTCTCTTCGGGGCACTCATTGAAGATGTTACGTCGGGAAAGAGGTCGATAAGTGAGAGTGTGAATTTGGCAAATGGAAGAATGGAGCTGTTGTTGAAATAA